One genomic region from Pseudoduganella lutea encodes:
- a CDS encoding error-prone DNA polymerase encodes MNGNTRPLLPDYAELQCLSHYTFLRGASAPEELVERAATLGYRALAITDECTLAGVVKAHIAAKEHGMRLLIGSQMIVTPEDGSAPFELLVLAMNRNGYGNLSELITVARRRAEKGQYLVRPRDIAAPPADLVELRGLPDCQLILLPRYGAPVEELAKPAAWLLQQAPGRARIALTLHFRTKDDTHKANVYAVAEQYGLPVVATGDVVMHVRSCKPLQDTMTAIRHGIPVAKCGWKLAPNAEQHLRSRVRLGNLYSRAALDETLRVVRQCTFSLDDLRYEYPHELVPEGETATSYLRREAYLGAYWRYPQGVPANVQDLLERELALIAEMQYESYFLTVYDIVRFARANKILCQGRGSAANSAVCFCLGVTEVDPARGTLLFERFISKERNEPPDIDIDFEHQRREEVIQYIYRKYGRERAALTAVVISYLAKSVLRDVGTALGVDLSIVDAVAKAGSSWAPRAELRARMVSCGLAPDSPIADNWASLAERMMRFPRHMSQHPGGFVISHSKISRMVPVENASMADRTIVQWDKDDLDAVGLLKIDILALGMLSAIRRTLALVSERRGRPFELSDVPHEDSATYEMICEADTVGVFQIESRAQMSMLPRLRPRTFYDLVIEVAIIRPGPIQGGMIHPYLRRREGTDPIIYPSEEMESVLSRTLGIPIFQEQVMQIAMMAAGFTAGQADALRRAMAAWKKRGGLEQFEEKLMSGMANRGYDEEFAMSIIGQIRGFAEYGFPESHAASFALLAYASSWLKCHEPSAFLAALLNSQPMGFYSASQLVQDACRHGVRVLPVDVVVSSWEASLEPPQDENPAVRLGLNQIRGLERDAAWRIEEARLVLPFNDVQDLALRASLTQRDLTLLASADALATLTGNRREAMWIAAGSAPGKGILRAAAIEEQHLQLPAPSQAENVLADYRHVGLTLGAHPLTFLRERLHRQRFITAENLQHFQNGQLARGCGIVTVRQRPGTAKGVVFLTLEDETGNINVIVWASLVEQQRREVMSAALLGVYGQWQCQNNVRHLVAKRLVDLSHLLGELETKSRDFH; translated from the coding sequence TTGAACGGCAACACACGCCCTCTGCTGCCCGACTACGCGGAGCTGCAATGCTTGTCCCACTACACTTTCCTGCGTGGAGCTTCCGCGCCGGAAGAACTGGTGGAGCGAGCCGCCACGCTCGGCTATCGCGCACTGGCAATCACGGACGAATGCACGCTTGCTGGAGTCGTGAAGGCGCATATCGCGGCCAAGGAACATGGTATGCGGCTGTTGATTGGCAGCCAAATGATAGTGACGCCGGAAGATGGTAGCGCGCCGTTCGAGCTGCTCGTACTGGCAATGAACCGAAACGGCTATGGCAATCTCAGCGAGCTGATTACAGTCGCGCGGCGTCGCGCCGAAAAAGGGCAATACCTAGTGCGGCCACGTGACATAGCAGCGCCGCCGGCGGATCTTGTCGAATTGCGCGGCCTGCCCGATTGCCAGCTGATCCTGCTACCGAGATACGGCGCACCCGTCGAGGAATTGGCCAAGCCTGCAGCCTGGTTGCTACAGCAGGCGCCCGGCCGTGCGCGCATAGCACTGACACTGCATTTTCGGACGAAGGATGATACTCACAAGGCAAACGTCTATGCGGTGGCCGAGCAATATGGCTTGCCGGTAGTTGCCACAGGTGACGTCGTGATGCACGTACGATCCTGCAAACCTCTGCAGGACACAATGACAGCAATTCGCCACGGCATTCCCGTCGCAAAGTGTGGCTGGAAGCTTGCGCCCAACGCGGAACAGCATCTGCGATCACGCGTCCGCCTAGGCAATCTATATTCGCGTGCCGCGCTCGATGAAACTCTGCGCGTGGTAAGGCAATGCACGTTCTCGCTCGATGATCTGCGTTACGAATACCCACACGAGCTGGTACCCGAGGGGGAAACGGCAACCAGTTACCTGCGGCGCGAGGCATATCTTGGCGCTTACTGGCGATACCCCCAAGGCGTGCCGGCCAACGTACAGGACCTGCTCGAACGCGAGCTGGCTCTGATCGCGGAAATGCAGTATGAGAGTTATTTTCTCACGGTGTACGACATCGTGCGGTTTGCCCGGGCCAACAAGATCCTGTGCCAAGGCCGGGGCTCGGCCGCCAACAGCGCCGTGTGTTTCTGCCTCGGGGTCACGGAAGTCGATCCTGCCCGCGGCACGCTGCTCTTCGAACGTTTCATCTCGAAGGAACGTAACGAGCCGCCGGACATCGACATCGACTTCGAACACCAGCGCCGTGAGGAAGTGATCCAATACATCTACCGCAAATACGGGCGTGAGCGGGCGGCACTGACGGCTGTAGTGATCAGCTATCTGGCGAAGAGCGTGCTGCGTGATGTCGGTACCGCCCTTGGTGTCGACCTGTCGATCGTCGATGCGGTGGCCAAGGCGGGAAGCAGCTGGGCGCCGCGCGCCGAACTGCGTGCGCGCATGGTCAGCTGCGGCTTGGCACCGGATTCTCCGATCGCCGACAATTGGGCAAGCCTGGCAGAACGGATGATGCGCTTCCCACGCCACATGAGCCAGCACCCAGGCGGATTCGTGATCTCGCATAGCAAAATCTCGCGCATGGTCCCTGTGGAAAACGCATCGATGGCAGATCGCACCATTGTCCAATGGGACAAGGACGATTTGGATGCCGTAGGCCTGCTGAAAATCGACATCCTGGCACTTGGCATGCTGTCGGCGATTCGTCGCACGCTGGCCTTGGTCAGCGAGCGTCGCGGCCGGCCGTTCGAGCTCTCGGATGTACCGCACGAAGATTCCGCCACCTACGAGATGATTTGTGAAGCCGATACCGTCGGCGTGTTCCAGATCGAGAGCAGAGCACAGATGTCGATGCTGCCACGATTACGACCGCGCACGTTTTATGACCTGGTCATTGAGGTGGCCATCATCCGGCCAGGCCCGATCCAGGGTGGCATGATCCATCCGTATCTGCGTCGACGCGAAGGCACTGACCCGATAATTTATCCGAGTGAAGAAATGGAGAGTGTACTGTCGCGCACCCTCGGTATTCCTATTTTTCAGGAACAGGTGATGCAGATTGCGATGATGGCAGCAGGCTTTACAGCTGGCCAAGCCGACGCTCTGCGCCGCGCGATGGCTGCCTGGAAGAAGCGGGGTGGATTGGAGCAATTCGAAGAAAAACTTATGTCCGGTATGGCCAACCGCGGCTACGATGAGGAATTCGCCATGTCGATCATCGGTCAGATCAGAGGATTCGCGGAATATGGCTTCCCGGAATCGCATGCGGCGAGTTTCGCGTTGCTGGCATACGCATCAAGCTGGCTGAAGTGTCACGAGCCGTCCGCATTCCTCGCAGCCCTGTTGAATAGCCAGCCTATGGGTTTCTACAGCGCCTCGCAACTAGTACAGGATGCGTGCCGCCACGGGGTACGGGTCCTGCCGGTAGATGTTGTCGTCAGCAGCTGGGAAGCGAGTCTGGAGCCGCCGCAGGACGAAAATCCCGCCGTGCGGTTGGGCCTGAACCAAATACGCGGTCTGGAGCGTGATGCGGCGTGGCGCATTGAGGAGGCGCGCTTGGTGCTGCCGTTCAACGACGTGCAAGACCTGGCCCTGCGCGCGAGCCTCACGCAGCGAGATCTCACGCTGCTGGCCAGCGCCGATGCGTTAGCAACACTGACAGGAAACCGCCGCGAAGCCATGTGGATCGCCGCCGGTAGCGCTCCGGGTAAAGGTATCTTGCGCGCTGCAGCGATCGAGGAGCAGCACCTACAGCTTCCAGCACCTAGCCAAGCCGAAAACGTCCTCGCAGATTACCGCCATGTTGGTCTCACCTTGGGTGCGCATCCGCTGACTTTTCTGCGCGAACGCCTGCACCGTCAACGGTTCATCACTGCCGAAAATTTGCAGCACTTCCAGAATGGGCAGTTGGCTCGCGGTTGCGGCATTGTGACAGTAAGACAGCGGCCAGGGACAGCCAAAGGTGTTGTGTTCCTCACGCTGGAAGACGAGACCGGAAACATCAACGTGATCGTTTGGGCCAGTCTCGTGGAACAGCAGCGTCGAGAAGTGATGAGCGCCGCTTTGCTGGGTGTGTACGGGCAATGGCAGTGTCAGAACAATGTTCGCCATCTGGTAGCCAAGCGGTTAGTCGACCTGTCGCATTTACTAGGAGAGCTAGAAACGAAGAGCCGAGATTTTCACTAA
- a CDS encoding SDR family NAD(P)-dependent oxidoreductase, with amino-acid sequence MQINFAGRTVLVTGSTAGIGFATARAFLAAGARVIVNGRSQQGVDDAVARLGGPQASVSGFAGDLATASGCAQLTAAYPDVDILVNNLGIFGPQDFFDTPDSEWDRFFQTNVMSGVRLAKAYAQGMVARGWGRIVFISSESALNIPADMIHYGFTKTAQLAVSRGLAKRLAGTGVTVNAVLPGPTLSDGVAGMLQADVQRTGDSLEKVAADFVAQHRGSSILRRAATVDEVASMVLYASSAQASATTGAALRVDGGVVDYLV; translated from the coding sequence ATGCAGATCAATTTCGCAGGGCGCACCGTGCTGGTCACCGGTTCCACCGCGGGCATCGGCTTCGCCACCGCCCGCGCCTTTCTCGCGGCGGGAGCGCGCGTGATCGTCAACGGGCGCAGCCAGCAAGGTGTCGATGACGCGGTCGCGCGGCTGGGCGGGCCGCAGGCATCCGTGTCCGGCTTTGCCGGCGACCTCGCCACGGCATCCGGCTGCGCGCAACTGACGGCCGCTTATCCGGACGTCGACATCCTCGTCAACAACCTGGGGATCTTCGGCCCGCAGGATTTCTTCGACACGCCCGACAGCGAATGGGACCGCTTCTTCCAGACGAACGTGATGTCCGGCGTGCGCCTGGCGAAGGCCTACGCGCAAGGGATGGTTGCCCGCGGCTGGGGGCGCATCGTGTTCATTTCGTCAGAATCGGCGCTGAACATCCCGGCCGACATGATCCATTACGGCTTTACCAAGACGGCGCAGCTGGCCGTATCGCGGGGTCTGGCCAAGCGGCTGGCCGGCACGGGCGTGACCGTCAACGCCGTGCTGCCCGGCCCCACGCTGTCGGACGGCGTGGCGGGCATGCTGCAGGCCGACGTGCAGCGCACCGGCGACAGTCTCGAGAAAGTCGCGGCGGACTTCGTGGCGCAGCACCGCGGTTCGTCGATCCTGCGCCGTGCCGCCACGGTCGATGAAGTGGCCAGCATGGTGCTGTATGCCAGCTCCGCGCAGGCATCGGCCACCACGGGCGCCGCGCTGCGGGTCGACGGTGGCGTCGTCGATTATCTCGTTTGA
- a CDS encoding nitroreductase family protein: MNTSNTFGKRTMTHPVLQAITERRTTNLFDPARDIAVTQIGELVHLATRAPTSFNLQNWRFIAVHERASKVRLRKLAWDQAKVVDAAVTFIVCGQLADERTLPLRLQPVVDAGIMPAEMVPGWEGAARSLYNGQPQRQRDEAIRSATLGAATLMHAAQAMGLGSAPMIGFDAGAVASEFNLAVYEIPVMLVAVGYALPENWPQKPRRPLDEVLELA, translated from the coding sequence TTGAATACCTCCAACACTTTCGGAAAGCGCACCATGACCCACCCAGTACTCCAGGCGATCACCGAGCGCCGCACAACGAACCTGTTCGATCCTGCGCGCGATATCGCCGTGACGCAGATCGGCGAACTGGTGCACCTTGCCACCAGGGCGCCCACTTCCTTCAACCTGCAGAACTGGCGCTTCATTGCCGTTCATGAACGCGCCTCCAAGGTGCGGCTGCGCAAGCTGGCATGGGACCAGGCCAAGGTCGTCGACGCAGCCGTGACATTCATCGTTTGCGGCCAACTGGCCGACGAACGTACGCTGCCGCTACGCCTGCAGCCGGTGGTCGATGCCGGTATCATGCCTGCCGAGATGGTGCCCGGCTGGGAAGGTGCCGCCCGGAGCCTCTACAACGGCCAACCCCAGCGTCAGCGCGACGAGGCGATCCGCTCGGCGACGCTGGGCGCCGCCACATTGATGCACGCGGCCCAAGCGATGGGCCTCGGTTCCGCGCCGATGATCGGCTTCGACGCGGGTGCTGTTGCCAGCGAATTCAATCTTGCGGTTTACGAGATCCCAGTAATGCTGGTCGCTGTCGGTTACGCGTTGCCGGAAAACTGGCCGCAGAAGCCACGTCGGCCGCTGGACGAGGTGCTTGAACTGGCTTGA
- a CDS encoding LysR family transcriptional regulator: MDRIDALRLFVDVAEAGSFSAVARQRTIATSTVTLAVGQLEQETGARLMVRSTRRLVLTFEGETLLADARRIVAEWDAALGSLRQDGPLAGPIRVSATNDFGRIRLRPLLDAFQERHPGIHMTLLLSDIAVDLVDERIDLALRSGPLPDSGLRARLLLRGGRLACASPAYWARAGKPAHPDELAGHNCLVLARPGAPIAAWSFQEGTRRFTVKVSGDRQASDGDVVREWALAGLGITFKNAWDVHNDIAAGRLETALDEFRVDGIDLYAVQPGGLPHRRVAALVDFLAEALNRPE; the protein is encoded by the coding sequence ATGGACCGTATCGATGCGTTGCGCCTCTTTGTCGATGTCGCGGAAGCCGGCAGTTTTTCCGCCGTGGCACGGCAACGCACGATTGCCACGTCCACCGTGACGCTGGCGGTCGGCCAGCTCGAACAGGAGACCGGTGCCCGGCTGATGGTCCGTTCGACGCGGCGCCTGGTACTCACCTTCGAAGGAGAAACGCTGCTGGCCGATGCGCGCCGCATCGTGGCCGAGTGGGATGCGGCGCTGGGCAGCCTGCGGCAGGACGGGCCGTTGGCGGGACCGATCCGCGTGTCGGCGACGAACGATTTCGGCCGCATCCGGTTGCGCCCGTTGCTGGATGCTTTCCAGGAGCGCCATCCCGGTATCCACATGACGCTGCTGCTGAGCGACATCGCGGTCGACCTGGTCGACGAGCGGATCGATCTCGCCCTGCGGTCCGGGCCCTTGCCGGATTCGGGGCTGCGCGCGCGCCTGCTATTGCGCGGCGGGCGGCTGGCCTGCGCGTCGCCCGCCTATTGGGCCAGGGCGGGCAAGCCTGCCCATCCGGACGAGCTGGCCGGGCACAATTGCCTCGTGCTGGCCCGGCCCGGCGCACCGATTGCGGCCTGGTCGTTCCAGGAAGGCACGCGGCGATTCACCGTTAAGGTCTCCGGCGACCGGCAGGCCAGTGATGGGGACGTAGTCCGGGAATGGGCCCTGGCGGGGCTGGGCATCACGTTCAAGAACGCGTGGGACGTGCACAATGACATCGCTGCGGGCAGGCTGGAAACGGCGCTGGACGAATTTAGGGTGGACGGGATCGACCTGTATGCCGTGCAACCCGGCGGCCTGCCGCACCGGCGCGTGGCGGCACTGGTGGACTTCCTGGCTGAGGCGCTGAACAGGCCCGAATGA
- the imuA gene encoding translesion DNA synthesis-associated protein ImuA, which translates to MAPAALPNVWRASELARSRLPSIATGHTDLDRELPDSGWPRSVLTELLLLQHGIGELQLLKSALASLSRHQRIALVQPPYIPHAMAAIAWGLDPSRLIWIQPENTADALWCTEQLLKSNGCGAVLLWQRDVRNEHLRRLHLAAQCSETWFWLLRPLASAMEPSPAPLRLALRPAQGGTLIEIVKRRGPAADDQIFIPLPDMPSRRYSVETDHALIIQPAPTAVALTSAAPVLV; encoded by the coding sequence ATTGCTCCTGCAGCACTACCGAATGTCTGGCGTGCTAGCGAATTAGCAAGGTCACGCCTGCCTAGCATAGCAACGGGACATACAGACCTCGATCGGGAATTACCTGATAGTGGCTGGCCACGCTCGGTATTGACAGAGCTCCTGCTGCTCCAACATGGTATCGGCGAGCTCCAACTGTTGAAGTCCGCACTTGCCTCTCTTTCTCGCCATCAGCGCATCGCCTTAGTTCAGCCGCCTTACATCCCACATGCGATGGCGGCGATAGCTTGGGGGCTGGACCCGTCGCGCCTAATTTGGATTCAGCCAGAAAATACTGCTGACGCGTTATGGTGTACTGAGCAACTGTTAAAAAGTAATGGCTGCGGTGCCGTGCTGCTGTGGCAGCGCGACGTCCGTAATGAACATCTGCGCCGGCTGCACTTGGCCGCGCAGTGCAGCGAGACATGGTTCTGGCTGCTGCGGCCACTGGCCAGCGCGATGGAACCTTCCCCGGCACCACTACGCCTCGCGCTGCGTCCGGCACAGGGGGGGACGTTGATTGAAATCGTAAAACGCCGTGGGCCTGCAGCCGACGATCAAATTTTTATCCCGCTGCCTGACATGCCGAGCCGCCGCTACTCTGTCGAGACCGATCATGCACTTATTATTCAGCCTGCACCTACCGCAGTTGCCCTTACAAGCGCTGCGCCCGTCCTGGTCTGA
- a CDS encoding DUF6968 family protein encodes MVSQLFIGRDCKAYPPGREPFEVKVGIYQPVPQADHSWRCDLYLGDILKDERCGLGVDEWSALQAGMQMVWLELAFRKSVGWHFEFWDGQSDDVDELLPQWGQCLPSGFE; translated from the coding sequence ATGGTGTCTCAGTTATTTATAGGTCGTGATTGTAAAGCTTACCCTCCGGGACGGGAGCCGTTTGAAGTCAAAGTAGGTATCTACCAGCCTGTTCCACAGGCGGACCATAGCTGGCGTTGTGACCTCTACCTCGGCGATATTCTCAAGGATGAGCGCTGCGGTTTGGGTGTAGACGAATGGAGCGCTCTGCAAGCGGGCATGCAAATGGTCTGGCTCGAACTCGCATTCAGAAAATCGGTCGGCTGGCACTTTGAATTCTGGGATGGTCAGAGTGACGATGTCGATGAACTCCTGCCGCAATGGGGGCAATGCTTGCCTTCGGGTTTTGAATAG
- a CDS encoding GNAT family N-acetyltransferase encodes MTSRDTTQYRLMVDYPSQNQGIGRRAMELLLAEIRDFADARRITICYKPDNATARRFYALLGFVETDIDELGEMVAEILLQ; translated from the coding sequence ATGACGAGCAGGGACACTACGCAATATAGGCTTATGGTGGACTATCCTAGTCAAAACCAAGGGATAGGCCGCCGTGCAATGGAGTTGCTATTGGCGGAGATCCGAGATTTCGCAGATGCACGCCGGATAACTATTTGCTACAAACCTGATAATGCTACCGCACGCAGGTTCTACGCTTTGCTGGGCTTCGTTGAAACTGATATCGATGAGCTTGGAGAAATGGTAGCGGAGATACTGCTGCAGTAA
- a CDS encoding HNH endonuclease, with protein sequence MTSSIQQAFTLIGAAWVTPGVTEIYKIGKMMKIIDVGADAVLEAINEFDTVWRDSTEYSGWEQNRNYLHAIIVNGRLYPPKMIISLATGMPTNTFYGGEPANSYLRARGFKVIQLRQKGKNDTGGDGPHVEQINDIESEGSNVFDPSGQEDARERSLRSVVERRGQSKFRKKLIQSFHGRCAITGCEVLPILEAAHITPYLGPATNDVSNGLLLRADIHTLWDLGLIAINPEKLTVWVSLTITDPTYRQLDGESLHMPPSAHLCPSIEALRAQWAIARRDETE encoded by the coding sequence TTGACATCTAGTATTCAGCAAGCCTTTACGCTCATCGGTGCTGCTTGGGTCACTCCTGGTGTCACTGAAATTTATAAGATCGGGAAAATGATGAAAATCATAGACGTTGGTGCCGACGCTGTTTTAGAAGCAATCAACGAATTCGATACTGTCTGGCGAGATTCAACAGAATATTCTGGCTGGGAGCAGAACCGAAATTATTTGCATGCAATCATAGTCAATGGTCGGCTTTATCCTCCCAAAATGATAATTTCGCTTGCAACTGGCATGCCAACAAATACCTTTTATGGTGGAGAGCCCGCCAATTCGTACCTGCGGGCACGCGGCTTTAAAGTAATTCAGCTTCGGCAGAAAGGAAAAAACGACACTGGAGGAGATGGCCCGCACGTTGAGCAGATCAATGACATCGAATCTGAAGGGTCGAACGTATTTGACCCATCAGGACAAGAGGACGCGCGGGAGCGATCGCTACGTTCCGTGGTGGAGCGACGGGGCCAGTCGAAATTCAGAAAGAAGCTGATCCAATCATTTCATGGGAGATGTGCCATTACTGGCTGTGAGGTGCTACCGATTCTTGAAGCCGCGCATATCACCCCTTACCTCGGCCCCGCGACTAACGATGTTAGTAATGGGTTGCTTTTGCGGGCCGACATACACACTTTATGGGATCTGGGTTTGATCGCAATAAACCCAGAAAAACTTACTGTTTGGGTTAGCCTTACGATCACAGATCCTACTTATCGCCAATTGGACGGTGAATCACTTCACATGCCTCCCTCCGCTCATCTTTGTCCATCTATTGAGGCGTTACGTGCTCAATGGGCGATTGCAAGACGTGATGAGACCGAGTGA
- a CDS encoding Y-family DNA polymerase — protein sequence MHLLFSLHLPQLPLQALRPSWSEPGLHVVLDRECVLVAAPNAIAQGVQPGMRSGGVTAVVPDAILLDRNEQREREVLDAAVLALYRFTPDISLEPDFGLLLDVGPSLKLFNGVRSLSRHVVQALARLGLTVQLGVAPTATGAWLLARRSRSKHCIHRTRLLQHRSLAHELDRLSCALLPAAQPHVEWLSGVGARDLGALRRLPRAGLIRRTSTQLANALDRAYGDVPEMHRWLNVPDTFSATIETFERIEHAEALLDGASRLLLQLTGWLTVRQLAVSTFTLQMLHERGRSAILPTPLAIALAEPAWEEGHLLRLLKERLAKIELTAPVIGLRLEATQLQPMVSANLSLFPEPGGSQADMLQLMELLTARLGPERVLAPTPKADYRPEVCNRWTPATLKPPALLATDDPPARPFWLFKQPIKLLMRNERPFYGSPLTLIRGPERIEGGWWDDGTAARDYYVAQGSDAACFWIYQERTGDMQWYLQGLFA from the coding sequence ATGCACTTATTATTCAGCCTGCACCTACCGCAGTTGCCCTTACAAGCGCTGCGCCCGTCCTGGTCTGAGCCAGGATTGCACGTGGTGCTTGATCGCGAGTGTGTGCTGGTCGCAGCACCAAATGCTATTGCGCAGGGTGTCCAACCTGGCATGCGAAGCGGCGGTGTGACTGCCGTCGTGCCGGATGCCATCCTGCTTGATCGCAACGAGCAGCGTGAACGTGAAGTCCTCGACGCCGCAGTGTTAGCCTTATATCGCTTCACGCCGGACATCTCATTAGAACCCGATTTTGGCTTGCTGCTCGACGTCGGCCCGAGCCTGAAACTGTTCAACGGTGTGCGGTCACTGTCGCGTCACGTGGTCCAGGCGCTCGCACGGCTGGGCCTAACCGTGCAACTTGGCGTTGCACCCACGGCTACAGGCGCTTGGCTGCTGGCCCGCCGCAGCCGCAGCAAACACTGCATTCATCGCACGCGATTGCTCCAGCACCGCTCGCTGGCACATGAGTTGGATCGCTTGTCATGCGCACTGCTGCCAGCGGCGCAGCCGCATGTGGAATGGCTGTCGGGAGTTGGCGCGCGGGATCTGGGGGCACTGCGACGCCTACCGCGCGCGGGCCTGATCCGCCGCACCAGCACGCAGCTCGCCAATGCATTGGATCGGGCATACGGCGACGTGCCGGAAATGCATCGCTGGCTTAATGTGCCGGATACGTTTAGTGCGACGATAGAGACGTTCGAACGGATAGAACATGCGGAAGCACTGCTGGACGGCGCGTCGCGCCTTCTGCTGCAATTGACTGGCTGGCTGACAGTCCGACAGTTGGCTGTCTCCACGTTCACATTGCAGATGCTGCACGAACGCGGTCGCTCCGCGATACTCCCGACCCCACTCGCAATCGCCCTGGCCGAACCAGCTTGGGAGGAGGGGCATTTGTTGCGTCTGTTGAAGGAACGCCTGGCCAAGATCGAGTTGACGGCACCAGTCATTGGCCTGAGATTGGAAGCAACCCAGTTACAGCCTATGGTATCGGCAAACCTGTCCTTGTTTCCCGAGCCGGGCGGTAGTCAAGCCGACATGCTGCAGTTGATGGAGTTGCTGACAGCCCGCTTGGGTCCTGAGCGGGTTCTGGCACCGACCCCCAAGGCTGATTATCGCCCGGAGGTATGCAACCGCTGGACGCCAGCTACGTTGAAACCACCAGCATTACTTGCGACTGACGATCCGCCAGCGCGTCCGTTCTGGTTATTCAAGCAGCCGATCAAGCTGTTGATGCGCAATGAACGGCCTTTTTATGGCAGCCCGCTAACATTGATCCGTGGTCCAGAACGCATCGAGGGTGGCTGGTGGGACGACGGTACCGCTGCCCGTGATTATTATGTTGCGCAAGGTAGCGACGCTGCCTGTTTCTGGATCTACCAAGAGCGTACTGGCGACATGCAGTGGTACCTGCAAGGTCTGTTCGCTTGA